In Neosynechococcus sphagnicola sy1, the genomic stretch TGGGGTGGGATGAAAGCCGTTGCTAAAGCCGATGGGGAGCTTGGCTCGCCGCAGGGCGCGGTCAAAGAGGCGCAAGAGATCTAAGTGACCCACCAACGCCATATCCCCCTGTTTCCCAAACCACACCCGCAAGCGCTGCACCCGCTGGGGTTCTATGGCAGAACTCCCTAAAAAAGCAGGGATGGGAGGCGGTGCAATAACAATGTTGTGCCCAAAGTCAGACCCACAAACCCCGCAATGGGAGCAACCGTCAAAGGAGCAGTCCGGGACGATGGCTGCTGCCAAAGCCCGCTCTAGGTCAGCCTGGAGCCATTGTTTATCAATGCCAGTATCCAGATGATCCCACGGTAGCGGGGCATCCAAGGGGGGAGGGCCTGATGTCATCTCAGCTCCAGGGGACGGGAAGAGATTCCATTCCCCCTGTTCAACCAGACGGTACTTCCAGGTGAGTCCCGACTCTGCGATTGCCTGGGTCCAAGCAGCAAAGGCGCGATCAGTGCTCTCCCACCAGGAATCCATGCCAGCACCGAGTTCCCAGGCTCGCTGCACTACGGTACCCAGACGGCGATCGCCCCGACCGACAAAATCCTCCATCGCCGAAATCCGGACATCGGTGAAATTAACTTTCAGACCCCGCAGGTAGCGAAACTCTTGACGCAGTAAGTTTTGTTTGCGCTTAAACTCCGTCGTGGAAACGGAGTGCCACTGAAACGGGGTATGGGGTTTGGGGGTGAAATTAGAAATAGTGAGGTTAAAACTCAAGGGCTTACGACCCCGTTGGCTGCATTCCTGCTGGAGCCAGCGCACCGTTTCGGCAATCCCAACGACATCGGTATCGGTTTCTCCGGGGAGGCCAATCATAAAGTAGAGTTTGATGCGATCCCAACCCTGTTCATAGGCTGTTTTCACCCCCCGCAGCAGTTCCTCGTTACTCAAGCCTTTATTGACAATATCCCGGAGTCGTTGGGTGCCAGCCTCGGGGGCAAAGGTTAGCCCCGCTTGGCGGTTGCCCCCCAGCATCTGGGCAATATTTTCATCAAACCGATCCACCCGCTGACTGGGCAGGGAGAGGGAAATTTTCTCCTCCCGCAACCGATTTCTCAGCTCGATCCCCACCGCTGGCAGGGCCAAATAGTCGGAGCAACTTAAGGACAGCAGCGACAGCTCATCATATCCCGTGGCCTCTAACCCCTGCTCAACGGCAGCAATCACCTGTTCTGGTTCCACATCCCGAGCGGGGCGGGTGAGCATCCCTGGTTGACAGAAGCGACAACCTCGGGTACAACCGCGACGGACTTCAATCACCAACCGATCATGCACCGTCTCCACATAGGGTACCAACCCCACGGAGTAGGCGGGGATTGGAGTGGCAACTCGTCGTAATACCCGTTGGGGGACATCAGCACGGTGTGGGTGCACAGAACCATCTGCGGCCATGGTATAGAACTGCGGTACATAGACCCCCGGTACCTGAGCGAGATCGAGTAACAGCGCCTCTCGACTTAACCCGGATGCCTGACCCAATTCCAGAACCAGACCAATTTCGGGCAACAGTTCTTCGCCGTCACCGAGGGCAATAAAGTCAAAAAAGTCTGCATAGGGTTCTGGATTCGAGGTCGCTGTCTGCCCCCCCCGCAAACACCAAGGGATAGTGGGGTTGGGATGCCGTCTCACTGCTCCACGCCGCTGTTGCCCGCTGCTGCCAGGTGAGGGGAATGCCTGCCAGATCCAGGGTTTCCAGAATATTTGTGGCTCCCAGCTCATAGCTCAAGCTGAAACCCACGATGTCGAAGTCGGTCAAGGGGCGACGGGATTCAACGGCAAATAACGGGGTTTGGGTCGCCCGGAGTTTGGCAATGAGATCAGCAGCCGGAAGGTAGGCGCGATCGCAGAGTTGGCGGGGTTGGGTGTTGAGAATTTTGTAGAGAATCTGATGCCCCAGGTTAGAGGCCCCCACCTCGTAAATTTCTGGATAGGTCAGTGTCCACCGCACCGTTGCGGTGTCCCAGGGTTTGTGAGCTGCTCCCAATTCATTGCCCAAGTAGCGAGCAGGGCGCGCAATATCGGGAGTTAACAGTGTTTCAATGGCAACAACCACAGTCAGATCCTTGCAGTTTTTAGGTTAAGGGTTGAATACAGGCTTGTACCAGCGCCGCGACATCGGTCAACGGCCAGATGGGCGTTGCTAAGTCCCGGCTTAACTGTTCAACCGTCAGATCATCCAGAAAGCAAGTATCCCCTGCTTTCAACATCAGAGCCGGCAGGAGAATCCCCTGCCCCAGATTCCGCCCCTGTAAGCCCAACTGTAAATCATGGCCGGTCAACAGTCCGGTGACGGTGATCGATTGTCCCCAATAATCACTGCGGAGAGCTGCTAATTCTACCGTTAACCCTTTGACTTGATTCAACCGTTCGAGGATGGGTTGAAACGCCTGTTCCACCGCATTGCCCACGACCCAGGTCAATCGCCGGGGAGGCGAGATCGCCGCTGGCAGGGTTGGGGCAACGGCCTGAAATTGCTTGAGAAACTGGCGAATTGAGCCGACACCATTGCCAATTTGGGGATAGTCTTCGTAATGGCTTTCTGGGGGTAGCGCTTCGCCAGCAATCAGAAACCATTCATCGGCTAACCAGGCAAACAGGGTGCCGAGTTGCTGCTGAAACTGCTGTTGTAGCGATCGCACCTGTTGAATCACCGCCTTGGCTTCAGCGGGGGTTACGGGGACAAGCTCATCAACCTCCGGGCGAAACCGGGTTAATCCCACAGGAACCACGGCAACGGAAGCAACGGTTGGCAGATCGGCGGTATAAAACTGGGCTAAGTCCAAGAGGGTCTGCTGTAAATGTTTACCATCATTGATCCCAGGACAGAGCACCACCTGGGCATGAATCTGCAATCGCTGGGCTTGGAACCAGCGCAGTTGCTCCAAAATTTGTCCAGCCCGAGGATTCTTCAGCAGCCGCGATCGCACCGCTGGCTCCGTCGCATGCACCGAGACATACAGCGGCGACAGGCGCATTTGGGCAATTCGCTGCCACTCTCGCGGGGAGAGGTTGGTGAGGGTGAGGTAGGAACCATAAAGAAAACTCAGGCGATAATCATCATCCTTCAGGTAAAGGGTTTGACGTTTCCCAGGGGGCTGCTGGTCAATAAAGCAAAAGGGACAGTGATTGTTGCACTGGATCAGGCCATCAAACAGGGCAGATTCAAACTCTAGACCCAGATCGGCATCATAGTCCTTCTCCAATTGCAGGTGATGGAGATGACCAGCGGCATCTAATACCTCCAGATCCAGTACCTCATCGGCACACAAAAACTGGTAGTCAATCAAGTCTCGGGGCTGTTGTTGATTAATGCTCACCAGGCGATCGCCCACCTCAAAGCCAACTTCAGCGGCGATCGACCCTGGTAAGATCGCCGTTATTAAGGCTGGACGAATGGTACTTTCACTCATCTGGGTCTGTCATCACTGGACGCTCATTTAAGTTCTGGGTGTTGGCAGACATCCGCTGAGGGGATGGCCAACCGATTAATGGCGGCAATCAATTGGTATAAACGACCGAGGCTGCGCTGGTCGAAGGATAAAATCAGTCGGGGCAAATCCGTAGTTTCATCTCGCGATTCCTGGGGTAGAGCCACACTTTTTTCAATTCGACCTTGCAGCAGAATATCTCCAAAGTCCTGATTTAACTGATCCACCGCCGCATCCGGCAGCTCTGATTTCAGGCGAATCACCAGTTGATCGCCCACGTAGCGACTGGAATGATAGAGCCGATAAAAATTCGTAATTGCACCGCAGGCGACGGCTAAGTCATCCGTCAGGGTGTAAAGACTCATGTCTGCGGGACTGATGAGCTTACGGGCGAGTAAATGCTCGTGGATATAGGCGTTCCAACCCTGCCAATAGGTACCTCCGGGTCGATCCACCAGCACCAAGGGCACCGGTGCTGACTTCCCACTTTGACTCAGGGTCAGACATTCAAAGGCTTCATCTTGGGTGCCAAACCCACCGGGAAATAGAACTAAAGCATCGGATTCCCGGAGAAAGAACAGCTTACGGGTAAAGAAATATTTGAAGGCAATTAGCTTGGGATCATCTCGAATATAAGGATTGGCATCCGGTTCATAGGGGAGCTGAATGCTGAGACCAAAGGAATTGCCGGGGCCAGCTCCGTGATTTGCTGCCTGCATAATGCCACCCCCTGCCCCCGTCATCACCATAAAACCTTGCTGGGTCGCGTAATGGGCAAACTCAGCAGCTAATTGATATTCGGGGGTCTCTGGCTCAATGCGCGCGGAACCGAAAATGGCGATCTTCCGAATGTGCCGGTAGGGATAGAAGGCTTGGAAGGCTCCCTCCATATCTTGGAGACAGGCATTTAAAATTTTCCAATCCAGGCGATCAATCTCAGCTCTGGCAATCCGAGCGATCGTGCCGAGTGCCTGCCGCACCAGGTCTCCATGGGGTAAAGAAGCCAGCTGTTCCAGCAGCATTTCGATATCTTCCTGGAAAAAATCAGCAGCCGTGGGGGGAAAGGAGCTAACCATGAGTACCCACAAGGATCAAGATTTCAATTCTACTCAGATTGGGGGAGTCCTATCCCCGGTAGCGGTTTATTCCGGTTTGGGGAAGCGAGGGTTGTTGGCGGCGCTGCTCCAGAGGCATTATGGCACCCAAAATAGATTCGCCCAGGGGATGAACCTGGGCGAATCACAGAACCTGGCATAACAAATTCGAGCCGGGAGACAGATGTCTCAAAGATACTTCTCCAACGTACTAGCCAATGTACTCTTGGGGACAGCACCCACGACCATGTCCACCCGCTGGCCCCCTTTGAAGATCATCAGGGTCGGAATACTACGAATACCATACTGACTAGCAACGCTAGGGTTGTCATCTGTATTAACTTTCACAACTTTTACTTGACCGTCATACTGTTGGGCGATTTCATCCACAACAGGTGCTACCATTCGGCAGGGACCACACCAAGGAGCCCAAAAATCAACTAAAACAGGAATTTCACTTTCAAGTACTTCTTGCTTAAACGTAGAGTCTGTAACTTGTGCGGCTACTGACATGCCTAGAGATCCTTGCCACTATCGTTTTCCAAGATTCTAACATAGCGAAAACACAGCCCTCTTGCTGAGAAGACGATACATTTAGACACAATCCTCGAACCATTGGGGGTGTCTTCTCTTGAAGATCCAGGATGATTCTCTGGATCTTGAGAATCGCGTTTCAATAAGAAACCGCCCCAGCGATCGCTGGGGCGGAGTGTGGTGTGAGGAGTGAACGGAAACATTTTGTCTCCGCCACTTCTATTGTAAGTGCCCCCCAGAAAATTGTGAGCAACCCATGGATGGGAATGCCTGAAAAGTCACCTTAAAGATTTCTGTATCCGTTGCTGGGGAGGCAAATGTTGAGGTAATTCAGTCCTGCCAAGGGGCATTTCAGTTGCTAAATAGCCTAGGTATCAATATCAGAGACACCCTTAAAAAAATCAGCAGGACTACCTCCAAATGTATGAACTTGAACTTTGCTGACAAAATCCGGTGAGTTTATTCAGTACCTGAAATCAGCCAGCACAGCTGCTAGCAGAAACCCATAGGTTGCGGACAGTCTCTGAACAATTGTCCGAGACAATAGCTGCAATTAGAGATAGATATCCCACAACAGGGAGGGATATCTGTTGGTGCTTCAACCTCCTGCCATCGATTGCTGCCAGCCGGATCGAGCCTGTGGCTATTTGCCCATGCCCAGTTGTTGTGCCTTCTGGTAGACCTTGCCTTCTGTCAGTAACGACGGGGCGATGACAATGTCTACCTGTTGCATTTCCTGGAGGTTTTTGGCTCCCAGAGTGCCCATACTGGTTCGGAGTGCTCCCAGAAAGTTATGGGTGCCATCATCTAATTGGGCTGGCCCCCGCAGAATTTGCTCCAAGGTGCCAGTGGTACCGACTCGAATCCGGGTGCCACGGGGGAGGACGGGGCTAGGGGTTGCCATGCCCCAGTGATAGCCCCGACCGGGGGCTTCCTGAGCCCGCGCAAACGGGGAACCAATCATCACAGCATCCGCGCCACAGGCGATACATTTACAGATATCGCCCCCGGTGATCAGTCCGCCATCGGCAATGATCGGCACATACTGCCCGGATTCTCGGTAATACTCATCCCGTGCCGCAGCACAATCGGCGATCGCACTGACTTGCGGAACCCCAACCCCTAAGACACCCCGA encodes the following:
- a CDS encoding TIGR03936 family radical SAM-associated protein, whose product is MRGGQTATSNPEPYADFFDFIALGDGEELLPEIGLVLELGQASGLSREALLLDLAQVPGVYVPQFYTMAADGSVHPHRADVPQRVLRRVATPIPAYSVGLVPYVETVHDRLVIEVRRGCTRGCRFCQPGMLTRPARDVEPEQVIAAVEQGLEATGYDELSLLSLSCSDYLALPAVGIELRNRLREEKISLSLPSQRVDRFDENIAQMLGGNRQAGLTFAPEAGTQRLRDIVNKGLSNEELLRGVKTAYEQGWDRIKLYFMIGLPGETDTDVVGIAETVRWLQQECSQRGRKPLSFNLTISNFTPKPHTPFQWHSVSTTEFKRKQNLLRQEFRYLRGLKVNFTDVRISAMEDFVGRGDRRLGTVVQRAWELGAGMDSWWESTDRAFAAWTQAIAESGLTWKYRLVEQGEWNLFPSPGAEMTSGPPPLDAPLPWDHLDTGIDKQWLQADLERALAAAIVPDCSFDGCSHCGVCGSDFGHNIVIAPPPIPAFLGSSAIEPQRVQRLRVWFGKQGDMALVGHLDLLRLFDRALRRAKLPIGFSNGFHPTPRLAFASALPLGATSSGELVDFELTTAMPPEIFQTQLAAQLPAEIPLYHTAVVDLKAPAATQLLTQAEYEITVRVQPPTDGETSPAEWQPWVNAILTVTEVWIDHITKSGKPQAINLRDRLFTLEVVEGMAETAVLQYVGSCRNDGTLFRPEHLITMLERVSQREFQLHQVHRRQLLLAETVALGTEGAPTSGTEPV
- a CDS encoding TIGR03279 family radical SAM protein encodes the protein MSESTIRPALITAILPGSIAAEVGFEVGDRLVSINQQQPRDLIDYQFLCADEVLDLEVLDAAGHLHHLQLEKDYDADLGLEFESALFDGLIQCNNHCPFCFIDQQPPGKRQTLYLKDDDYRLSFLYGSYLTLTNLSPREWQRIAQMRLSPLYVSVHATEPAVRSRLLKNPRAGQILEQLRWFQAQRLQIHAQVVLCPGINDGKHLQQTLLDLAQFYTADLPTVASVAVVPVGLTRFRPEVDELVPVTPAEAKAVIQQVRSLQQQFQQQLGTLFAWLADEWFLIAGEALPPESHYEDYPQIGNGVGSIRQFLKQFQAVAPTLPAAISPPRRLTWVVGNAVEQAFQPILERLNQVKGLTVELAALRSDYWGQSITVTGLLTGHDLQLGLQGRNLGQGILLPALMLKAGDTCFLDDLTVEQLSRDLATPIWPLTDVAALVQACIQPLT
- a CDS encoding LOG family protein; the encoded protein is MVSSFPPTAADFFQEDIEMLLEQLASLPHGDLVRQALGTIARIARAEIDRLDWKILNACLQDMEGAFQAFYPYRHIRKIAIFGSARIEPETPEYQLAAEFAHYATQQGFMVMTGAGGGIMQAANHGAGPGNSFGLSIQLPYEPDANPYIRDDPKLIAFKYFFTRKLFFLRESDALVLFPGGFGTQDEAFECLTLSQSGKSAPVPLVLVDRPGGTYWQGWNAYIHEHLLARKLISPADMSLYTLTDDLAVACGAITNFYRLYHSSRYVGDQLVIRLKSELPDAAVDQLNQDFGDILLQGRIEKSVALPQESRDETTDLPRLILSFDQRSLGRLYQLIAAINRLAIPSADVCQHPELK
- the trxA gene encoding thioredoxin, which gives rise to MSVAAQVTDSTFKQEVLESEIPVLVDFWAPWCGPCRMVAPVVDEIAQQYDGQVKVVKVNTDDNPSVASQYGIRSIPTLMIFKGGQRVDMVVGAVPKSTLASTLEKYL